In Neisseriaceae bacterium CLB008, one genomic interval encodes:
- a CDS encoding shikimate dehydrogenase — MNTVSTLPISGHTKVVAIIADPIAHVQTPQLLNALLKQAGYDAVCVPMQVAADDLAGCIDALKKIKSISGAVITVPHKMATAQLCAQIGPQAQVMGAVNAIHFNAERAVVGEMFDGKGFVQGLLNSNVAVNADLSVYIAGAGGVARGIAFALLAQGVRRLSVYNRTTATAESLVAALRAYAPEADVQLATDQPSAVDLCINATSAGMLGLETLQPFSLDGLNDQACVAEVVMQPEQTLLLQAAAAKGLKTVSGKQMLLAQISQLAAFTLNEPSLATLKLED; from the coding sequence ATGAATACCGTATCAACCTTACCCATTTCGGGCCACACTAAAGTGGTGGCGATCATCGCCGATCCGATCGCCCATGTGCAAACGCCGCAGCTGCTGAATGCTTTATTGAAACAGGCGGGTTACGACGCCGTGTGCGTGCCCATGCAGGTGGCGGCAGACGATTTAGCGGGCTGTATTGACGCATTGAAAAAGATTAAAAGCATCAGTGGAGCCGTCATCACCGTGCCGCATAAGATGGCGACGGCTCAGTTGTGTGCCCAGATTGGCCCTCAGGCTCAAGTGATGGGCGCGGTGAACGCCATTCACTTTAACGCCGAGCGCGCGGTTGTGGGCGAAATGTTCGACGGTAAAGGCTTTGTACAAGGCTTACTCAATTCGAACGTGGCGGTTAATGCCGATCTGTCGGTTTACATTGCCGGCGCCGGCGGCGTGGCCCGCGGCATTGCCTTTGCACTGTTGGCCCAAGGCGTGCGCCGCTTGTCGGTGTACAACCGGACGACGGCCACCGCAGAAAGCTTGGTGGCGGCGCTGCGCGCCTATGCGCCAGAGGCAGATGTGCAGTTGGCCACTGACCAGCCCAGCGCTGTGGATTTGTGCATTAACGCAACCTCGGCCGGCATGTTGGGTTTGGAAACCTTGCAGCCTTTTAGCTTAGACGGGCTGAACGATCAAGCCTGCGTGGCCGAAGTGGTGATGCAGCCAGAGCAAACGTTGCTGCTACAAGCGGCGGCGGCCAAAGGCCTGAAAACGGTGAGCGGCAAGCAAATGTTGCTGGCGCAAATCAGTCAGCTGGCGGCTTTTACGCTGAATGAGCCAAGCTTGGCCACCTTAAAACTGGAGGATTAA
- a CDS encoding MFS transporter, which produces MTQTVNNVTTAASTSEAITAKQRRKSLLASGVGNLLEWYDWTIYAVASVYIASALFDKTDPTSALLSTLAVFAVGFISRPFGGFIFGPLADKIGRRNVLVTTMLLMAGASIVIALIPSYDSIGNWASVILLLARLVQGFAHGGETTTSYAYVSEIAPAKSRGLWSSTVFFAVGLGSLIATLFLALLTTVLTAEDMYAWGWRVPFLIGGLLAFFAMYLRRNMIESEHVEKMQNDDSPAWPLSQFLKTGFKLFFYEAGSTLTYYIWVTCVAIYAITHKQMDAHDAFVMSALAQCVYIVCLPIQGWFSDIIGRKASTLISFAGSGLLLFPLWGLISNEPWTLFVAQAAGLVMVGFLTSNKPAAMSEQIPTRYRTKLFGIFMSLAIAVFGGTASYLNAWMYSKDIGWLFNVYGVVICIVAISVVLTWKNNKGIDLDKV; this is translated from the coding sequence ATGACCCAAACAGTAAACAACGTAACCACCGCCGCCTCAACGTCAGAGGCCATCACCGCCAAGCAGCGCCGGAAATCCTTATTGGCCAGCGGGGTGGGCAATTTATTAGAATGGTATGATTGGACGATTTACGCCGTGGCGTCGGTTTACATCGCCTCGGCACTGTTTGACAAAACCGATCCTACTTCAGCCTTATTGAGCACGCTGGCGGTTTTTGCCGTAGGCTTTATTTCGCGTCCGTTTGGCGGCTTCATTTTTGGGCCGTTAGCCGACAAGATTGGCCGCCGCAACGTGTTGGTGACCACCATGCTGTTGATGGCGGGTGCCAGTATTGTGATTGCCTTAATCCCTAGCTATGACAGCATTGGTAACTGGGCGTCGGTGATTTTACTGTTGGCGCGTCTGGTTCAGGGCTTTGCCCACGGGGGCGAAACGACGACTTCATACGCTTATGTGTCTGAAATTGCGCCCGCTAAGTCGCGCGGCCTATGGTCGAGCACGGTGTTTTTTGCCGTGGGTTTAGGGTCGCTTATCGCCACGTTATTCTTGGCCTTGTTGACCACGGTATTAACCGCAGAAGACATGTATGCTTGGGGTTGGCGCGTGCCGTTTCTCATCGGGGGCCTGTTGGCGTTTTTTGCCATGTACTTACGCCGCAACATGATTGAGAGCGAACACGTTGAGAAAATGCAGAACGATGACAGCCCAGCCTGGCCGTTGTCTCAATTTTTGAAAACCGGTTTCAAGCTGTTTTTCTATGAAGCAGGTTCGACCCTGACCTATTATATTTGGGTGACCTGTGTGGCGATTTACGCCATCACGCATAAGCAGATGGACGCCCATGATGCCTTTGTGATGAGCGCTTTGGCACAGTGTGTCTATATTGTGTGTTTGCCGATTCAAGGTTGGTTCTCCGACATCATTGGCCGTAAAGCCAGTACGTTAATTTCCTTTGCTGGTTCAGGTCTCTTGCTGTTCCCGTTATGGGGCTTGATCAGTAATGAGCCTTGGACTTTATTTGTGGCTCAAGCGGCTGGTTTGGTGATGGTGGGCTTTTTAACCTCGAATAAGCCTGCGGCGATGTCAGAACAAATTCCGACACGCTATCGTACCAAGCTGTTTGGTATTTTCATGTCGCTGGCGATCGCGGTTTTTGGCGGCACTGCGTCTTATTTAAACGCGTGGATGTATTCAAAAGACATCGGTTGGTTGTTTAACGTTTATGGCGTGGTGATCTGCATCGTGGCCATCAGCGTGGTGTTGACGTGGAAAAACAATAAAGGCATAGACTTAGATAAGGTTTAA